The region TGTACTTAATCACGATAATTTTCATCCTTATTGTTTTAACAAGTTAACATCCTGACCTATGGCACCCCTGCTCTCCTGAGTCTTCCCGTACCTCTTTAAAAAACAGAAGGCTGGCCGTTGTCTTACTAACTCCAAACTATCACAATTATAGTTCACCAGACTACGGCCCATCCAAACCACCGCCTTGAAAAAAATTCAATTATAATCTCTGTGTCTCTGTGGTCATTTCTTACCCAAATTTCCGAAAAATTACCTCTTCTGACCCCGAAAAGATCTCCCATAATACGGGCGATTTTCTTCTACGCTCGGTTAGAACTTAATTTGAAATGTAGATTTTAAAGATCGAGGTTAGCTGACCGAGACTTACTTAACATCTATTCTGAAACATTGCCAAACCTATTAGTCAAATAAAACAAATGGTCATCAGGATAATCCGGATGTTTACGAATAGATCCATTTGAAATTAGCTCATCAAACTGCTTATCAAATTCACCAGTTGAAATACCTTTTGATGTTAAATATTTCTTCAAGCGATAATTATCAAATCCGTCATTTCTCCCGCCAGGGCCAAAATCTATATCAATCTCCGTACCTGCATCCCTAAAATAACAACCTCTTCCATGAAAATTGTAAGATACATTCCCTATGGTTCCTGTTTTGGGGAGGATTTTTAAAATTTTCGCTCGTTGCAGACTTACGCTTTCCTTATAAGTACTCATTAACATGCTACAGTACTTGTTTGAGCATTCTAAATAATCTCTAATTAAAGGCAGTAGCTCTTTATCCATAATACCATTTACATTCATTTAAGATAATTAATTTCCAAACCCTCCGGGATACTTTGATACTATTTGAATAACAGATACTCCGCTGGCCGTTGTCTTACAAACTCCAAACTATCACAATTGTAGTTCACCAGACTATGGCCCATCAAAACCACCGCCTTGAAACAAATTCAATTATAATCTCTGCGCCTCTGTGGTTTTTTCTTACCTAAATTTCCAAAAAAATACCCATACTGATCCTATAGGGGTCTACCATATGCAGGGCGACCCTTTCAGGGTCTATAAACCTCGTGGAAACTTCTGGCTACAAACGGGTGGCCCATTCAGGGCCCCTGTAAACAATGCCTTACTTTGCGTAATCAATTGTCCCAAAATCGATTCTGGCCTTTGGCAGAAAAATTCTGCAGGCCTCTACCTGATCTTTGGAAAGATATCGGAAGAATTAGAAATCGAGGTTATTACAACCAAATAAGAAGCTGCGTTTACGCCTAACAACTTTATTTCTGATGATTTCACAATCAATGTTTTCATCAAAAAAACGATTGCCTTTAATAAATAAGTTAGACATTACTGAAAAGAATGTTTCTTCTCCAAGATGTATGTTGTCTGACCTGTATCGAACCGTAACTTCAATCAAAAGACTATCGCTTAACACACTATTAATCGTTAACAATGTATAATTCATGCTATTCTTATCTATTCCTGTAAACTTATTATAATGATAAACTCGGTCGCAGGTGGTGTTAACTAGTGCACAACTGTTAGAATTTACTTTTAAACTATTGTTTTTAACTTCTTGAAGCATTGCCTTATGATATTCAGCAAGATCAAAGTCTATATTCTCGGCTATCCCAATTTTTAACAAAAGCAATTTAGAGGTATCATCATGTGCAAATGCAACAAACTTACCTTCATCAGTATCAGTACTTAAGTAAACAGGTACGTTAGTTCTTATTGATGAATCTTTACTATAATACTGTACCCAAAAGATTGAATCCTTAAATGGGAAATAATATTTCCACAACCCCACTCGTACTCCATTTAAAAAAAAACCCTCTTGGCAAAGGTTATGGTTTTCTAATCCATAGAATTTCCATAGTCCTTTCTCCAAATGATTTGAATCTGCTGTTCCTTCAGCATAATAATCTCTAATCTCCAATTTATTCTCAGTCATATTGCATGAGACTACTATGCAAAAACTCAAAAAAAATAGAAAAAAGCTATGTTTACTCATTATTTAATATTTTTTACCCCCGCTCTCCTGAGTCTTCCCGTACCTTTTCAAAAAACAGAAACCCGCTGGCTGTTGTCTTATTAACTCCAAAATAACACAATTATAGTTCACCAGACTACAGCCCATCCTAGTCACAGCCTTTAAAAAAATGACTCCCCTTGCGCTCATTAATGTTCTCGCGTCCTGACGGTTAAACCACCGCAAACCGCCGGTGATTTTCACCAAAAACCCCGTTGCCTTTTCTGCTGAACACATCCACTTGTTTTCTACTTTCACTCCATGCTCGTAAGAACCTATGGAAGCGCTGTATATGGAGTAGAGGCCCGCACCATTACGGTGGAAGTGAATTGGATGGCCACAGGAAAAGAAAGTGTGGTGGTGGGCTTGCCGGATAGCGCAGTAAAGGAAAGCATGCAACGGGTGGAAAGCACGATCAAATCCATCGGGTTATTGATGCCCCGCACCCGTATCGTGGTCAACCTGGCACCCGCGGATCTGCGAAAAAGCGGAACGGCCTTTGACCTGCCCATGGCGATTGGAGTACTGTCTGCCTCGGATCAATTGGAAAATGGCAAGGCCATTGACAAATACGTTATCATGGGCGAATTGAGCCTCGATGGAGAGGTTCGTCCCATCAAAGGCGCACTCCCGATTGCTATTCAGGCACGCAAAGAAGGATTCAAGGGAGTGATCATACCCCATGCGAATGCACGGGAGGCAGCCATTGTCAACAACCTTCCCGTATTCGGGGTCAATCATATCAAGGAGGTTATAAAATTCTTTGAAAACGGAGAGAAGGGAATCCAGGCCACTACCATCAATACCCGGGAAGAATTTTTTAATGCCCAATATGATTTCGAAATAGATTTCACCGATGTAAAAGGCCAGGAGAATATCAAACGTGCCCTGGAAATCGCCGCTGCCGGAGGACATAATGCTATTTTGATCGGGCCACCAGGAGCGGGTAAGACCATGCTCGCGAAAAGATTGCCCACCATCCTTCCTCCGCTGAGTTTGAACGAAGCCCTCGAGACCACGAAGATCCATTCGGTGGCGGGAAAGCTTCCGGAAAACGCGACATTGGTTTCCCGAAGACCCTTTCGTTCCCCGCATCATACCATCAGCGATGTGGCCCTGGTGGGTGGCGGGGGCAATCCACAACCGGGTGAAATATCACTGGCGCACAATGGCGTGCTGTTTCTGGATGAACTGCCTGAATTCAAACGCACCGTCCTCGAAGTGATGCGACAACCCATTGAAGAAAGAAAAGTGACGATCTCACGCGCTAAAATGGCGATCGATTTTCCGGCCTCCTTTATGTTGATCGCTTCGATGAACCCCTGCCCCTGTGGATTCTATAATCATCCCGAAAGAGAATGTACCTGCCCTCCAGGTGGCGTACAGAAATACCTGAACAAAGTATCGGGACCTTTGCTTGACAGGATCGACCTGCATGTGGAAGTAACACCCGTCGCCTTTAGTGAACTGTCATCCCTTCGGCAAACAGAATCCTCGGCGTCCATCCGCGAGCGGGTGATCAAGGCGCGGGAGATACAGGCCGAGCGGTATAAAGAAAATACGGGCATCTATTGCAATGCACAAATTAGCAGCAAGATGCTCAAAGAAATTTGTGTGATTGATAGTGCCGGGGCAAATATGCTTAAATCGGCTATGACCAAACTCAATCTCTCCGCACGCGCCTACGACCGAATACTCAAAGTTTCCCGCACCATTGCCGACCTGGCAGGTACTCCACAGATCCAACCTGAGCACCTCGCCGAAGCAATTCATTACCGAAGCCTGGACAGGGAGGGATGGGCTGGTTGAAGGTAATAGTTTGCCTTCATCGTGGAAACACTTACTCAAAAACCAATTTTCAATCACTATTTTTAATTCAAATCTATGGGAATGATCTATGCAGAAATCGAGTTGCTGAATGCCAGCGATGTGTATCAGGCAAGAAAAAACTTAATTGACCACGATGAGGTAAAACGTATCCGCGTGAACATGCTAGTAGACACAGGCTCTTATGTATTGGCCATTAACCAAACGATCCAAGAGGTACTTCAACTACCTTTAATAACACGTCAACGAGTTTGGTTGGCAAGTAATAAGACTGAGGAACATGATCTGGTTGGTCCAATTGAGATAAGGTATCAGGACAAAACAACAAGCTGCAATGCCATTGTTCTTCCTGGTGATTGCGAACCCTTATTGGGAGCTGTGCCCATGGAAGCCATGGAAGTTCTTGTTGATCCTTTAAGACAAGAACTAATTGTTAATCCTGAAATTCGTCGCGGACGATACTTTTAATCCCTTTGCGCCTTAGCGTCTTTGCGGTTAAGTGCTTAACCGAGAAGACGCCAGGGCGCAAGGGAGCGCGAAGGGTTAATGGAGATAGTCAGAGGAAATTTGGTCGTATTTCTTCAAATAATCATTCGCCTTTCCATCACGGTCAAAGAAGGATTCCCAGGTACTGAGCGGCTCCCAAATACATGTGCCTTTGCCTTTTCCTCGGGGAAGTTCAAACACCAGTTTATTCACTTCCTCCTTCTTAGCCGAATACTCCACCACGATAATATCCTTGTCATACCGGTTGATCAGGTCCAGCATATTATCACGCAGGTCATCCAAAGTGCCATGCCACTTGGGATAATAGGAAAGACCGATCACATCAAAAGGAACATTTCTTTTGCGCATTTCTTCGAGGAAAAAAACCGTTTCTTCATTTTGTCCACCCAGGGCCAAATGAAGTAATAACACCGTGGAAGGTGCCACTGTTTTTACGGCCGCAACTCCGGCACTTACCAATTGGGCCATTTGATCAGGGTTGGCCACATTGCCTTCAGGCCATACAAGGCCATGATTGATCTCATTTCCCACCTGTACCATATCCGGGAGTGTCCCCTGTGCCTTTAGCTCGTTCATCACCTGAAGGGTATAATCATACAAGGCCTTTTTTAATTCACTCATTGAAAGCCCCCGCCAGGCATATGGTTTATATTGTTTGCCCGGATCGGCCCAGTAATCACTGTAGTGAAAATCC is a window of Chitinophagales bacterium DNA encoding:
- a CDS encoding YifB family Mg chelatase-like AAA ATPase — its product is MLVRTYGSAVYGVEARTITVEVNWMATGKESVVVGLPDSAVKESMQRVESTIKSIGLLMPRTRIVVNLAPADLRKSGTAFDLPMAIGVLSASDQLENGKAIDKYVIMGELSLDGEVRPIKGALPIAIQARKEGFKGVIIPHANAREAAIVNNLPVFGVNHIKEVIKFFENGEKGIQATTINTREEFFNAQYDFEIDFTDVKGQENIKRALEIAAAGGHNAILIGPPGAGKTMLAKRLPTILPPLSLNEALETTKIHSVAGKLPENATLVSRRPFRSPHHTISDVALVGGGGNPQPGEISLAHNGVLFLDELPEFKRTVLEVMRQPIEERKVTISRAKMAIDFPASFMLIASMNPCPCGFYNHPERECTCPPGGVQKYLNKVSGPLLDRIDLHVEVTPVAFSELSSLRQTESSASIRERVIKAREIQAERYKENTGIYCNAQISSKMLKEICVIDSAGANMLKSAMTKLNLSARAYDRILKVSRTIADLAGTPQIQPEHLAEAIHYRSLDREGWAG